TGAACCAAAgccaaggaaaaaaaaaacatcaaaggTAATTACCTGTGGTATGACAATAGCTAAATTGAGAATACCCATTGCTAGACCTGCAAGCAGAAACACGAGTTTTAAGAAGTGCAATCATGATGATAATACAAACTCAAAATGGACATACCTTGGCCGAGACCGAGATTTTCAACACGACTAGCAGCCATTGCATATGGTATACTGTATGTGATCTGCAAATAAGGAAATGAATTGAATATACCACATGGACAATATACGATAGAGCTGGAGGTGGACAGAAATCATTATGATGAAAAAGAAAAAGCAGTCTGTTACTCACCGCCAGGGGTGCCCCTAAAATTGTAAAAACCACCAAAGAGGCAATGATAATGCCAGTCGGAGGTTCACCACTGGATGGATAATCCATGTTCTGTGCAACATATGTTATTACAAGCATTGCCAAGAAGCACAAAGTCATTATAATATTGGAGACACCCCATACAAGTCCAGCTCCCCACTTCCTACATAACTTTTCTAGCACAACAGAGGTGAATCCAAGGACGACAGAGTTGAGCATGAGACCAAAAGAGCCCATCCTCACACCATCATGGTACCTTTGGGTCTCTCCTGGGTTGTCTGGGCTTCCTCGGTAGATTTCTCGGCCCATCCAATCAGTATCAAAGAGGGTAAAAGGAAACCATGCGATCCACGTAAGGGCAGTGACAATTAAGACCATCCAAATTGGTAAGGTGAAGTATCTTAAAGACCCAAAAAGTTCCCAGAGGAAAGCTTCCTGTTCAGCACCCGGGTTTTGTGCTTCATCACTTCCAAAAGTTTGAGGCTCTTGCACGGATGATACAGTCATGTACGTTGTAATCACCAGAATAATAATGTCAAGAAGAAAGGCAGACTTAAGGTTGGCACAACTGACGCCGCAGGACTCTGTAACAGTGAAAGGAAATATCGAATACCATCCACTGTATGCTCCAGTGGCATATCCAAGTATGTTTCCCAGGGCCATGAAGAGTGAAAAGTATGCATTAGCGATCCGAGTCCTCCTTGGGTCGTTCTCTGCCATATGAAGGGTTAGAAGGGAGTCATTTTTCTTTTTGATAAACAAATAGTGGAAAACTCTTTTAAGAAATTTAAGGTGCCCACAAGCCCGGATCAGAACAGGCCGA
The sequence above is drawn from the Miscanthus floridulus cultivar M001 chromosome 15, ASM1932011v1, whole genome shotgun sequence genome and encodes:
- the LOC136509254 gene encoding sucrose transport protein SUT2 translates to MPPRTAPPATATPTPPRKVPLRKLLRAASVACGVQFGWALQLSLLTPYVQELGIPHAFASLVWLCGPLSGLLVQPLVGHLSDRIAPAASPLGRRRPFIAAGAASIAAAVLTVGFSADLGRLFGDDITPGSTRLGAICVYLVGFWLLDLGNNATQGPCRAFLADLTENDPRRTRIANAYFSLFMALGNILGYATGAYSGWYSIFPFTVTESCGVSCANLKSAFLLDIIILVITTYMTVSSVQEPQTFGSDEAQNPGAEQEAFLWELFGSLRYFTLPIWMVLIVTALTWIAWFPFTLFDTDWMGREIYRGSPDNPGETQRYHDGVRMGSFGLMLNSVVLGFTSVVLEKLCRKWGAGLVWGVSNIIMTLCFLAMLVITYVAQNMDYPSSGEPPTGIIIASLVVFTILGAPLAITYSIPYAMAASRVENLGLGQGLAMGILNLAIVIPQVIVSLGSGPWDQMFGGGNAPAFAGGSRFIFHRWAGGYSGASSGTHCILVLLEEERRDTPISLLITITDIMCMLWKSCSLQQFFAVGWAHQARHAWKLSWVGEEHAGSS